The Pricia mediterranea genome includes a window with the following:
- the folE gene encoding GTP cyclohydrolase I FolE: protein MKLDNTLQKKYEDTGDDHVSAAEETPLREDAFALEDSEKIAHIRQNVREIMLTLGLDLDDDSLKGTPQRVAKMYVQEVFGGLHPDKKPKASTFANKYKYGEMLVEKNITVYSTCEHHLLPIVGKAHIAYISNGTVVGLSKMNRIVDYFAKRPQVQERLNIQIVRELQEVLGTDDVACVIDAKHLCVNSRGIRDIESSTVTAEYGGKFKNEETRREFLDYINLDTHF from the coding sequence ATGAAATTAGACAACACCTTGCAGAAAAAATATGAAGATACGGGCGACGACCATGTCTCCGCTGCCGAGGAAACACCCCTACGGGAAGACGCCTTCGCTTTGGAAGATTCCGAAAAAATTGCCCATATCCGCCAAAATGTGCGTGAGATTATGCTGACATTGGGCCTTGACCTCGATGACGACAGCCTGAAGGGTACACCACAGCGGGTGGCAAAAATGTATGTCCAAGAAGTTTTCGGGGGATTGCACCCGGATAAAAAGCCAAAGGCATCGACTTTTGCCAATAAGTACAAATACGGCGAGATGCTGGTAGAGAAAAATATCACGGTGTACTCCACCTGTGAGCATCACCTATTGCCCATTGTCGGCAAGGCCCATATCGCCTACATTTCGAACGGCACCGTAGTGGGTCTTTCGAAAATGAACCGTATCGTTGACTATTTCGCCAAACGTCCCCAAGTACAGGAGCGTCTGAATATACAGATCGTACGAGAACTTCAAGAAGTGCTGGGCACCGACGATGTCGCCTGCGTCATCGACGCCAAACACCTCTGCGTAAATTCACGGGGAATTCGCGATATCGAAAGCAGTACCGTGACCGCGGAATACGGCGGAAAATTTAAAAACGAGGAAACCCGTCGGGAATTTTTGGACTATATTAATCTGGACACCCATTTTTAA
- a CDS encoding T9SS type B sorting domain-containing protein, producing the protein MRNHFLVFSTLLFLFCSGSRAQNSPDCRTAIPVCADAPIMGYADGSGDIDDFDPEVIRLYDCLEKGSVSSANIENNASWFVFRAGTGGQVGFDIEALPVSGSGTPTAEWDFIVFGPDPDCNAISNGTAPVAACNYEVNTTNFTGIGVNPVSGQEGGVFVDDVTEGNGNTYAPWLEVQPGEMYYILINNFNTNFDDEVEPFRLTFTGSSVDADQNSALDCTLRDEFLGLDIVACEGDPDIPLTVLNSPAGPDIVNVAWTVDYDDDGTIDAPLGSGPSATDITVISPNSGRYHVDITTSFGHVTDDILITFYGTPALDRVELLNSNLSLDPNQNSIEIFADGDSDYEYAVNGGEFQDDSVFDNVPPGVNTVIINDKNGCGTSSAQDFLVVGYPKFFTPNADGANDTWNIKGIETLTDPLVFVYDRYGRLLAQLGVNLDWDGTFMGVPLPSSDYWFRLEHGGQEDGPLVAKSTRTHFSLKR; encoded by the coding sequence ATGCGAAATCACTTCTTGGTCTTCTCAACCTTGCTCTTTCTTTTTTGTTCGGGATCACGGGCGCAAAACTCCCCCGATTGCCGGACGGCCATTCCTGTCTGTGCCGATGCCCCTATCATGGGCTACGCCGACGGCAGTGGCGATATCGATGATTTCGATCCCGAGGTCATACGCCTGTACGACTGTCTCGAAAAGGGAAGTGTGAGTTCCGCCAATATTGAAAACAACGCTTCATGGTTCGTATTTCGTGCCGGAACGGGCGGGCAGGTCGGTTTCGATATCGAAGCTTTGCCGGTGAGTGGTTCGGGTACCCCAACGGCGGAATGGGACTTTATCGTGTTCGGTCCGGATCCCGATTGTAATGCCATCAGTAACGGTACGGCCCCTGTGGCCGCCTGTAACTACGAAGTCAATACTACTAACTTTACAGGTATCGGGGTAAACCCTGTTAGCGGACAGGAAGGCGGCGTTTTTGTCGATGACGTAACGGAGGGCAATGGCAACACCTATGCTCCATGGCTTGAGGTGCAGCCGGGAGAGATGTATTACATCCTCATAAATAATTTCAATACCAATTTCGATGACGAGGTCGAACCTTTTCGGCTCACCTTTACGGGGAGTTCGGTGGATGCCGATCAGAATAGTGCATTGGATTGCACCCTGAGGGACGAGTTTTTAGGATTGGATATCGTTGCGTGTGAGGGAGATCCCGACATTCCGTTGACCGTCCTCAACTCTCCTGCAGGACCCGATATCGTTAACGTAGCCTGGACGGTGGACTACGATGATGATGGTACCATCGATGCCCCGCTGGGCTCTGGACCCTCGGCTACGGATATTACCGTGATAAGTCCCAATTCCGGACGCTACCATGTTGATATTACTACCAGTTTCGGCCATGTCACGGATGACATCCTGATTACGTTCTACGGAACGCCCGCTTTGGACCGGGTCGAGTTGTTGAATTCCAACTTGAGCCTGGATCCGAATCAAAACTCTATCGAGATTTTTGCAGATGGTGATAGCGATTACGAATATGCCGTCAACGGAGGGGAATTTCAGGATGACTCGGTTTTTGACAACGTACCGCCGGGGGTTAATACGGTAATTATCAACGATAAGAACGGATGCGGAACCAGTAGCGCGCAGGATTTTTTAGTGGTGGGCTATCCGAAGTTCTTTACGCCGAACGCCGATGGTGCCAATGACACCTGGAACATTAAAGGCATCGAGACCTTGACCGATCCCTTGGTTTTTGTGTATGATAGATATGGAAGATTATTGGCCCAATTAGGGGTGAATTTGGATTGGGACGGAACCTTTATGGGCGTTCCGTTGCCTTCGTCCGATTACTGGTTTCGGCTGGAACACGGAGGGCAGGAAGATGGTCCACTGGTAGCGAAATCTACCCGGACCCACTTTTCGTTGAAGCGCTGA
- the rpsT gene encoding 30S ribosomal protein S20, with protein sequence MANHKSALKRIRRNESVRLRNRYQHRTTRNAIKKLREEEKKEDAEALLPGVYSMIDRLAKRNIIHDNKAANLKSKLAKHVAAL encoded by the coding sequence ATGGCAAATCATAAGTCCGCATTAAAGCGAATCAGAAGAAACGAATCAGTACGCCTTCGCAACAGATATCAGCATAGAACCACCCGTAACGCTATTAAAAAGTTACGTGAGGAAGAAAAGAAAGAAGATGCCGAGGCCTTGTTACCGGGAGTGTATAGCATGATCGATCGATTGGCGAAACGCAACATTATCCATGATAACAAAGCGGCGAACCTAAAGAGCAAGTTGGCGAAGCACGTTGCCGCCCTGTAA
- a CDS encoding ATP-binding cassette domain-containing protein, with protein sequence MNIEHWAVFLDNTSQKSQLITSILKGTPPKILQGFQAAKGALFSKLAIERYIDEEDRHDTKILTADTDQALRSMSSGEQKKALLKYILSSDCDFIVLDNPFDNLDTDTQAHLKMQLETVSKQVGMIQLISRKSDLLSFIDNFARLKGDQLVVVGEKEVLSNSPTKERFTGQIPLALNSGLNSLEIDHDVLIELKSVNVSYMDKPVLKDINWSIKKGDFWELRGKNGSGKTTILSMITGENPKGYGQDLYIFGQKKGSGESVWDIKKKIGYFTPSMTDKFTGYHSVEHMLISGLNDSIGLYIRPTEVQLRTAEQWLQLIDLWHVKDALYHDLSMGQKRLVMCARAMIKHPPLLIFDEPTAGLDDASAALFVALVNKFAKESQTTIIFVSHRKEPDLRPDHIYHLEMKEIGSSGKVVPVAGQYI encoded by the coding sequence ATGAACATAGAACACTGGGCCGTTTTCTTGGATAATACCTCGCAAAAGAGCCAACTCATAACATCAATTTTAAAAGGAACCCCTCCGAAAATCCTTCAAGGATTTCAAGCTGCAAAGGGCGCCCTGTTTTCGAAACTGGCGATTGAACGCTATATCGACGAAGAAGATCGGCACGATACCAAGATACTGACGGCCGACACGGACCAAGCCCTCCGATCGATGTCCAGCGGGGAACAGAAAAAGGCCTTGCTTAAATACATCCTATCGTCGGACTGCGATTTTATCGTATTGGACAACCCCTTCGACAACCTCGATACCGATACCCAAGCGCATCTTAAGATGCAACTTGAAACGGTCTCAAAACAGGTTGGTATGATACAGCTGATCAGCAGAAAGTCCGACCTCCTATCCTTTATCGATAACTTTGCACGACTTAAAGGCGATCAATTGGTCGTTGTCGGAGAAAAGGAAGTGCTTTCCAATTCCCCGACTAAGGAGCGGTTTACGGGTCAAATCCCCCTGGCCTTAAATTCGGGGCTCAACAGCCTTGAGATCGATCACGATGTGCTTATCGAACTCAAAAGTGTCAATGTATCCTATATGGACAAACCCGTACTAAAAGATATCAACTGGAGCATCAAAAAGGGGGATTTTTGGGAACTTCGAGGGAAAAACGGCAGTGGAAAAACGACTATCCTCTCCATGATAACCGGCGAAAACCCGAAAGGATACGGACAGGATCTCTACATTTTCGGACAGAAGAAAGGCAGTGGGGAAAGCGTGTGGGATATCAAAAAGAAAATAGGATATTTCACGCCGTCGATGACGGACAAGTTTACCGGCTACCACTCGGTCGAGCATATGCTTATATCGGGACTCAACGACTCCATCGGGCTGTATATCAGGCCTACCGAGGTGCAGCTCAGAACGGCCGAACAATGGTTACAACTTATCGACCTGTGGCACGTCAAGGATGCGCTGTACCATGACCTCAGCATGGGCCAAAAGCGGTTGGTCATGTGCGCCAGGGCCATGATCAAACATCCTCCCCTGCTCATTTTTGACGAGCCGACAGCGGGACTCGACGACGCCAGCGCGGCCCTTTTCGTTGCCTTGGTCAATAAGTTCGCCAAGGAAAGCCAAACTACCATCATTTTCGTATCGCACAGGAAAGAGCCGGACCTTAGACCAGACCATATCTATCATTTGGAAATGAAAGAAATAGGTTCTTCGGGAAAAGTAGTGCCTGTAGCAGGCCAGTACATTTAG
- the proS gene encoding proline--tRNA ligase, giving the protein MGKRLTKRSEDYSKWYNELVVGADLAENSGVRGCMVIKPYGFAIWEKMQGELDRMFKETGHENAYFPLFIPKSYLSKEASHVEGFAKECAVVTHYRLKNAEDGSGIIVDPMAKLEEELIVRPTSETIIWDTYRRWIQSYRDLPLLINQWANVVRWEMRTRLFLRTAEFLWQEGHTAHATEQEALEEAERMMNVYAEFAENHMAMPVIKGTKTESERFAGAVETYCIEALMQDTRALQAGTSHFLGQNFAKAFDVKFATKEGKQEHVWATSWGVSTRLMGALIMTHSDDNGLVLPPKLAPIQVVIVPIYKGTEQLDAISQKIEPLVKELRAKGISVKFDNRDTHKPGFKFNEYEMKGVPVRLAVGQRDLQNGTYEVARRDTLTKEIVPMDEIVAKIEFLLEDIQEHIFQKAVDFRDAHITEVDSYEEFKKVLEEKGGFISAHWDGSLETENHIKDETKATIRCIPIDAEKEAGKCMVTGAPSETRVLFAKAY; this is encoded by the coding sequence ATGGGTAAAAGGTTAACGAAACGCAGCGAAGATTATTCCAAATGGTACAATGAATTAGTGGTGGGGGCCGATCTAGCGGAGAACTCCGGGGTCAGGGGCTGTATGGTGATCAAACCATACGGATTCGCCATATGGGAAAAAATGCAGGGGGAGTTGGATAGGATGTTCAAGGAAACGGGACATGAAAATGCTTATTTTCCACTGTTCATTCCAAAATCCTATTTGAGCAAAGAGGCCAGTCACGTAGAAGGATTTGCTAAGGAGTGCGCCGTAGTGACCCACTATCGGCTAAAGAATGCCGAAGATGGCAGCGGAATTATCGTCGATCCTATGGCCAAACTCGAGGAGGAACTGATCGTAAGACCTACCTCCGAAACCATTATTTGGGATACCTATAGAAGATGGATACAATCGTACCGTGACCTACCTCTCTTGATCAACCAATGGGCCAATGTCGTACGCTGGGAAATGCGGACCCGGCTCTTTCTTCGTACCGCGGAATTTCTATGGCAGGAAGGCCATACTGCGCACGCGACCGAACAAGAGGCTTTGGAAGAGGCCGAACGGATGATGAACGTGTACGCGGAATTCGCCGAGAACCATATGGCCATGCCGGTCATCAAAGGCACTAAAACGGAAAGCGAGCGGTTTGCCGGGGCCGTCGAGACCTATTGTATCGAGGCCTTGATGCAAGATACCAGGGCCTTACAGGCAGGGACATCGCATTTTTTGGGACAGAATTTTGCTAAGGCCTTTGATGTGAAATTTGCCACGAAAGAAGGCAAGCAAGAGCATGTTTGGGCGACCTCTTGGGGCGTTTCGACCCGTTTGATGGGGGCCCTGATCATGACCCACAGCGATGATAACGGACTCGTATTGCCGCCCAAGCTGGCCCCCATTCAAGTGGTCATCGTACCGATCTATAAGGGAACGGAACAGTTGGACGCTATTTCCCAAAAAATAGAACCGCTGGTCAAGGAGCTCCGTGCCAAGGGCATCTCGGTCAAGTTCGATAATAGGGACACCCACAAACCGGGATTCAAGTTCAACGAATACGAAATGAAAGGCGTGCCCGTACGATTGGCGGTGGGGCAACGGGACCTTCAAAACGGCACCTACGAAGTGGCCCGCAGGGATACCTTGACCAAGGAAATCGTTCCGATGGACGAGATAGTCGCCAAAATCGAATTTTTACTGGAGGATATCCAAGAACATATCTTCCAAAAAGCGGTGGATTTCCGGGATGCCCATATTACGGAAGTGGACAGCTACGAGGAATTCAAAAAAGTGCTGGAGGAAAAAGGAGGATTCATTTCAGCACATTGGGACGGTTCACTCGAAACGGAAAACCACATTAAGGACGAGACCAAGGCAACGATTCGCTGCATACCCATCGATGCCGAAAAGGAAGCGGGCAAATGTATGGTGACGGGAGCCCCGTCGGAAACCCGGGTACTGTTCGCAAAGGCGTATTGA
- a CDS encoding DUF192 domain-containing protein, producing the protein MGYFKVTCFFIFGCFILHSCKDAPKKEIKTEPVAFKKEGELSVFKAASDSIIARLDIEIADNDYETETGLMYRQGMEDHQGMLFVFPDQAMHSFYMKNTEFPLDIIFIKSDMTVASIQENAQPLSQASLPSKVPVQYVLEVNAGLVGKWGLAVGDSVTYEKQ; encoded by the coding sequence ATGGGATACTTCAAAGTAACGTGCTTTTTTATTTTTGGATGTTTCATCCTGCACTCCTGCAAGGACGCACCCAAAAAAGAGATCAAGACCGAACCGGTCGCCTTTAAAAAGGAAGGTGAACTGAGCGTATTCAAAGCGGCATCCGATTCGATCATTGCCCGGTTGGACATCGAAATTGCCGATAACGACTACGAGACCGAAACGGGACTCATGTACCGCCAAGGCATGGAAGACCATCAGGGCATGCTATTTGTCTTTCCCGATCAGGCCATGCACTCCTTTTACATGAAGAACACCGAATTCCCCTTGGATATCATTTTTATCAAAAGCGACATGACGGTGGCCAGCATCCAAGAAAATGCGCAGCCTCTGAGCCAAGCCAGCCTGCCGTCAAAGGTCCCCGTACAGTACGTCTTGGAGGTCAATGCCGGACTGGTCGGGAAATGGGGACTTGCGGTCGGGGACAGCGTCACATACGAAAAGCAATAG
- the yidD gene encoding membrane protein insertion efficiency factor YidD: MMKKILIAPFVFLVRFYQVAISPYTPSTCRYSPTCSQYTLEALKKHGLFKGGWLSLKRILSCNPWGGKGYDPVP; this comes from the coding sequence ATCATGAAAAAAATCTTGATCGCCCCCTTTGTTTTTCTTGTCCGCTTTTATCAAGTTGCGATTTCCCCATACACCCCTTCTACCTGCCGCTACTCCCCCACCTGCTCGCAATACACCTTGGAAGCCTTAAAAAAACACGGCCTATTCAAGGGCGGATGGTTGTCCCTGAAACGCATTCTCAGTTGCAACCCCTGGGGCGGAAAAGGATATGATCCGGTACCTTGA
- the lgt gene encoding prolipoprotein diacylglyceryl transferase, which yields MYFLGMIWNPDETLFTLGPIQIKYYNLLWIIAFALGWYLMKRIFLNEKKTVEQLDSLFIYTVLATMLGARLGHVFFYDWPYYQDHLLEILLPIRESSDGTLFGFINGYEFTGFTGLASHGAIIGVIIGVYLYTRKHKGFTMLWLLDRMVIPFAIGAFCVRLGNFFNSEINGKVTNESFIFATKFIRDSDDMHPAKALAITKEKSVNAAYDAIENNPQFSQYLAEIPYRHPAQLYEGIAYIFVFIILYYLYWKTDKKNDRGYLFGLFLVLLWTIRFFVEFVKKSQGGFEESLGLLSTGQWLSIPFILIGLYFMFKPGRKGSMQ from the coding sequence ATGTATTTTTTGGGAATGATATGGAATCCGGACGAAACGCTTTTTACGCTCGGTCCGATACAGATCAAATATTACAACCTGTTATGGATTATTGCCTTTGCGCTGGGCTGGTATCTCATGAAACGGATTTTTCTGAATGAAAAGAAAACGGTCGAACAGCTGGACTCACTTTTCATATATACGGTGCTCGCCACCATGCTGGGAGCACGGTTGGGACACGTATTCTTTTACGATTGGCCCTATTATCAAGACCATCTGCTCGAAATTTTGCTCCCCATTCGCGAAAGCTCCGACGGAACGCTGTTCGGCTTTATTAACGGCTATGAGTTTACCGGTTTTACAGGCTTGGCCAGTCACGGGGCGATTATCGGGGTCATCATCGGAGTATATCTGTACACCAGAAAGCACAAGGGCTTTACCATGCTTTGGCTGCTCGATCGTATGGTGATTCCCTTTGCTATCGGGGCCTTTTGCGTACGCTTGGGCAATTTTTTCAACTCCGAGATCAACGGCAAGGTCACGAACGAATCCTTCATTTTTGCTACCAAGTTTATTCGTGACTCCGACGATATGCATCCCGCAAAGGCCTTGGCCATTACCAAAGAAAAATCGGTGAATGCCGCCTATGATGCCATCGAAAACAATCCCCAGTTTTCGCAATACCTGGCCGAAATTCCCTATCGACATCCCGCACAGCTTTACGAAGGCATCGCCTATATCTTCGTGTTTATCATCCTGTATTATCTCTACTGGAAAACCGATAAAAAGAATGACCGGGGATACCTCTTTGGCCTATTCTTGGTGCTGCTGTGGACCATCCGGTTCTTCGTGGAATTCGTCAAGAAAAGTCAGGGCGGTTTCGAGGAGTCATTGGGACTGCTATCCACCGGGCAGTGGCTGAGTATCCCTTTTATCTTGATCGGACTCTATTTTATGTTCAAACCAGGGCGGAAGGGTAGTATGCAGTAG
- a CDS encoding OmpP1/FadL family transporter, with the protein MKRLLTFLALSICAMTSAQTIDDVLRYSTENLQGTPRFQGMGGAFGALGGDLSALSANPAGSAVFNNSVFSFTGTYFDRKAKADYLGSRTDDKSNSLDINQVGGALVFKSNNPDSKWKKISAAFNYDMMQNYDDRIYIAGTGNEGIDKYFLNYADGIAAEDIRTLENETLTDAYLDIGATPNLGYSAQQAFLGFQAGIIDPEPNDDTETTYISNADYNELSQNFRQTVSGQNGKFTINGAAQYGDNFYFGASLNFYNVLYDRLDRYHEEYIDTNSNVTRATFENLLETEGGGFSFGLGAMGKLGDFIRLGASYQSPTWYRLTDNLSQRIASNYPNRAPEIDRSPFLGTTIFDYQIKTPGKFTGSIAAVFGKNGLLSFDYGYQDYSKAELRPTTDAFFSDQNAAISENLDAVSTFRVGGEYRIQRLSLRAGYRYQQSPYGSGKIIGDFNAISGGLGYNFGGSRLDFAINRTEQDVLRYLAETGINAPALVNKVNMHYSLGYTLNF; encoded by the coding sequence ATGAAAAGACTTTTAACCTTCTTGGCGCTGTCCATCTGCGCAATGACCAGTGCACAGACTATTGACGACGTACTGCGCTACAGCACGGAAAATCTACAGGGCACCCCCCGTTTTCAAGGCATGGGCGGTGCCTTTGGCGCTTTAGGGGGCGACTTATCAGCCCTAAGTGCCAACCCCGCGGGAAGTGCCGTGTTCAACAATAGTGTGTTCAGTTTTACGGGCACTTATTTCGACCGCAAGGCCAAAGCGGACTATCTGGGTAGCCGAACCGATGACAAATCCAACTCATTGGATATTAATCAGGTAGGCGGCGCACTCGTATTCAAGTCCAATAATCCGGATTCAAAATGGAAAAAAATATCCGCGGCGTTCAACTATGATATGATGCAGAATTACGACGATCGCATCTATATAGCGGGAACCGGTAATGAGGGAATCGATAAGTACTTCCTGAACTACGCCGATGGTATTGCGGCCGAGGATATTCGAACCTTGGAGAACGAGACCCTCACCGATGCCTATTTGGATATCGGGGCCACCCCGAATCTCGGCTACAGTGCACAACAGGCTTTTTTGGGCTTTCAAGCAGGTATTATCGACCCCGAACCCAATGATGATACTGAGACCACTTACATCTCGAATGCCGATTATAACGAGCTTTCACAGAATTTTCGCCAGACCGTTTCGGGGCAGAACGGCAAGTTCACTATCAACGGGGCCGCCCAGTACGGCGATAACTTTTACTTTGGGGCCTCCTTGAATTTTTACAACGTATTATACGATAGGCTTGACCGGTACCATGAAGAATATATCGATACCAATTCCAACGTCACCCGTGCCACCTTTGAGAATTTGTTGGAGACCGAGGGCGGCGGATTTTCCTTCGGATTGGGTGCGATGGGAAAACTGGGCGATTTCATTAGACTGGGCGCAAGCTATCAGTCCCCCACCTGGTATCGTCTGACGGACAACCTTTCGCAACGCATTGCCTCGAACTATCCGAACCGTGCGCCGGAAATCGATAGATCACCATTTTTAGGAACCACTATTTTCGATTATCAAATCAAGACCCCCGGCAAATTTACCGGGAGCATTGCCGCAGTTTTCGGCAAGAACGGACTCTTGAGTTTTGACTATGGATATCAGGATTATTCGAAGGCGGAGTTGCGTCCCACGACCGATGCTTTTTTCTCGGACCAAAACGCCGCGATTTCGGAAAATTTGGACGCAGTATCCACGTTTAGGGTAGGCGGGGAATACCGAATTCAAAGACTAAGTCTAAGAGCTGGATACCGCTACCAGCAAAGTCCTTATGGAAGCGGAAAAATCATCGGGGACTTCAACGCCATCTCAGGGGGACTCGGCTACAACTTTGGGGGCAGCCGCTTGGATTTTGCAATCAATCGTACCGAACAGGATGTGCTCCGCTATTTGGCAGAAACTGGAATCAACGCCCCCGCGCTAGTCAATAAAGTCAATATGCACTACAGCTTGGGGTACACCCTTAATTTCTAA
- the cysS gene encoding cysteine--tRNA ligase: MQSYQNQTIKIQNSLSGKKEVFEPLNEGHIGMYVCGPTVYSNVHLGNCRTFMSFDMIFRYFKHLGYKVRYVRNITDAGHLEDDAEDGEDKIAKKARLERLEPMEVVQRYTLDFHNTLSKFNLLPPSIEPTATGHIIEQIEIIKEIFEKGYAYEANGSVYFDVAKFNKDYEYGKLSGRKLEDMIANTRELSAQDDKRSPQDFALWKKAEPQHIMRWPSPWGDGFPGWHLECTVMSTKYLGETFDIHGGGMDLKFPHHECEIAQAEASYGQSPVNYWMHANMLTMNGKKMSKSTGNNILPGEIFSGKNELLSKPFAPSVVRFFMMQAHYASILDLSNDALLASEKGFNRLMEAIEGLDNLNTGNKSDFDVKAWEEQCYMAMNDDFNTPILIAHLFEAVRHINQIREGKERITVSDRDALQRTINAFVFDVLGLEQKAANTADTGKLSGVVELLIQFRKEARENKDFATSDKIRDQLAALGIQLKDGKEGTTFSID, from the coding sequence ATGCAATCCTACCAGAACCAGACTATTAAAATCCAGAATTCCCTTTCAGGAAAAAAAGAGGTTTTCGAACCGCTGAACGAAGGCCATATCGGCATGTATGTCTGCGGACCGACGGTTTACAGCAACGTACATCTGGGCAACTGCCGCACGTTTATGTCCTTCGACATGATCTTCCGTTATTTCAAACATTTGGGCTATAAGGTGCGCTACGTGCGCAATATCACCGATGCGGGACATCTGGAAGACGACGCGGAGGACGGGGAGGATAAAATTGCCAAGAAAGCACGTCTAGAACGTTTGGAACCCATGGAGGTAGTACAACGCTACACCCTCGATTTTCACAATACGCTGTCAAAATTCAATCTTCTGCCCCCTAGTATCGAACCTACCGCCACGGGGCATATCATCGAGCAGATAGAGATTATCAAGGAAATCTTTGAAAAGGGATATGCGTACGAAGCCAACGGCTCCGTATATTTCGACGTGGCCAAGTTCAATAAGGACTACGAGTACGGAAAACTTAGTGGCAGGAAATTGGAGGATATGATCGCCAATACCCGCGAGCTTTCCGCCCAGGACGATAAGCGAAGTCCCCAAGACTTCGCCCTCTGGAAAAAGGCCGAACCGCAGCACATCATGCGCTGGCCCTCCCCATGGGGCGACGGTTTCCCGGGATGGCACTTGGAATGCACCGTGATGAGCACCAAATATCTGGGAGAAACCTTCGATATCCACGGAGGGGGAATGGACCTAAAGTTTCCCCATCATGAATGCGAGATTGCGCAGGCGGAAGCGAGCTACGGGCAGTCGCCCGTCAATTACTGGATGCATGCCAATATGTTGACCATGAACGGCAAGAAAATGTCCAAATCCACGGGCAATAATATTCTTCCCGGAGAAATCTTTAGCGGCAAGAACGAATTGCTCAGTAAGCCCTTTGCCCCCTCCGTGGTCCGCTTTTTTATGATGCAGGCCCATTATGCCAGCATCCTCGACCTGAGCAACGATGCGCTATTGGCCTCCGAAAAAGGATTCAACAGGTTGATGGAAGCCATCGAAGGTCTGGACAACCTGAACACCGGGAACAAAAGCGATTTTGACGTAAAAGCGTGGGAGGAGCAGTGCTATATGGCGATGAACGACGACTTCAATACCCCGATACTGATTGCGCATCTCTTTGAGGCCGTGAGGCATATCAACCAGATCAGGGAAGGCAAGGAACGTATTACCGTTTCCGACAGGGATGCCCTGCAGCGTACCATCAACGCCTTCGTTTTCGACGTTCTCGGACTGGAACAAAAAGCGGCCAACACCGCCGACACCGGAAAACTGTCCGGCGTGGTCGAACTGCTGATCCAATTCCGAAAAGAAGCCCGTGAGAATAAAGATTTTGCCACCTCGGATAAAATTCGCGACCAATTGGCCGCCTTGGGCATTCAGCTCAAAGACGGCAAGGAAGGGACGACTTTTAGTATTGACTAG